One region of Glycine max cultivar Williams 82 chromosome 9, Glycine_max_v4.0, whole genome shotgun sequence genomic DNA includes:
- the LOC100795953 gene encoding transcription factor bHLH118 isoform X2: MKGQGKSSKHLHVEEKEDFIAMDENKKWMHKETERQRRQEMGKLCATLRSLLPLEYIKGKRSTSDYVNEAMNYINHLQNKVKQLQAKRDELVKVSNLKSNICSENESSSSSTTHLPPLVSVHPFPGGLEIMCGYSFGKSVFPMSRVLDILLKEGINVVSTTSIRRDGRFIHTIRSEDPNHLNMTGADYSELQIKLTEAISLQETLPEHEN; this comes from the exons TGAAAGGGCAAGGAAAGAGTAGCAAGCACTTGCATGTTGAGGAGAAAGAAGACTTTATTGCCATGGATGAGAACAAGAAGTGGATGCATAAAGAAACTGAAAGACAAAGAAGGCAAGAGATGGGAAAACTCTGCGCCACCCTTAGATCGCTTCTGCCTTTAGAATATATTAAG GGAAAACGCTCAACCTCTGATTATGTGAATGAGGCTATGAATTATATCAACCACCTACAAAATAAGGTGAAGCAATTGCAAGCAAAGAGGGATGAGTTAGTGAAGGTGTCTAATTTGAAGAGTAATATTTGTTCTGAGAATGAAAGCTCTAGCAGTAGCACTACTCATCTTCCACCCTTGGTTTCTGTTCATCCTTTCCCGGGAGGACTTGAGATTATGTGCGGTTACAGCTTCGGGAAAAGTGTGTTTCCCATGTCAAGAGTGTTGGACATTCTGCTTAAAGAAGGGATTAATGTGGTTAGCACTACTTCAATCAGAAGAGATGGAAGATTCATACACACTATACGATCAGAG GATCCAAATCATTTGAATATGACTGGCGCTGATTACTCCGAATTGCAAATAAAGCTAACGGAGGCAATAA GTTTGCAAGAGACTTTGCCTGAACATGAAAATTGA
- the LOC100795953 gene encoding transcription factor bHLH118 isoform X1: MIFVQVKGQGKSSKHLHVEEKEDFIAMDENKKWMHKETERQRRQEMGKLCATLRSLLPLEYIKGKRSTSDYVNEAMNYINHLQNKVKQLQAKRDELVKVSNLKSNICSENESSSSSTTHLPPLVSVHPFPGGLEIMCGYSFGKSVFPMSRVLDILLKEGINVVSTTSIRRDGRFIHTIRSEDPNHLNMTGADYSELQIKLTEAISLQETLPEHEN, encoded by the exons TGATCTTTGTACAAGTGAAAGGGCAAGGAAAGAGTAGCAAGCACTTGCATGTTGAGGAGAAAGAAGACTTTATTGCCATGGATGAGAACAAGAAGTGGATGCATAAAGAAACTGAAAGACAAAGAAGGCAAGAGATGGGAAAACTCTGCGCCACCCTTAGATCGCTTCTGCCTTTAGAATATATTAAG GGAAAACGCTCAACCTCTGATTATGTGAATGAGGCTATGAATTATATCAACCACCTACAAAATAAGGTGAAGCAATTGCAAGCAAAGAGGGATGAGTTAGTGAAGGTGTCTAATTTGAAGAGTAATATTTGTTCTGAGAATGAAAGCTCTAGCAGTAGCACTACTCATCTTCCACCCTTGGTTTCTGTTCATCCTTTCCCGGGAGGACTTGAGATTATGTGCGGTTACAGCTTCGGGAAAAGTGTGTTTCCCATGTCAAGAGTGTTGGACATTCTGCTTAAAGAAGGGATTAATGTGGTTAGCACTACTTCAATCAGAAGAGATGGAAGATTCATACACACTATACGATCAGAG GATCCAAATCATTTGAATATGACTGGCGCTGATTACTCCGAATTGCAAATAAAGCTAACGGAGGCAATAA GTTTGCAAGAGACTTTGCCTGAACATGAAAATTGA